From Populus trichocarpa isolate Nisqually-1 chromosome 19, P.trichocarpa_v4.1, whole genome shotgun sequence, a single genomic window includes:
- the LOC18108631 gene encoding uncharacterized protein LOC18108631, translating to MSSASKAWLVAAAVGGVEALKDQGFCRWNYTLRSLHQHAKNHVRSASQAKKLSSSSSAMISNKVKEVKAKQSEESLRKVMYLSCWGPY from the coding sequence ATGAGTTCAGCAAGCAAAGCTTGGTTGGTTGCAGCAGCTGTTGGAGGTGTTGAGGCCTTGAAAGACCAAGGGTTCTGTAGGTGGAACTACACCTTGAGATCCCTGCACCAACATGCCAAGAACCATGTCAGATCAGCCTCTCAGGCCAAGAagctttcttcttcatcttctgccATGATCTCGAATAAAGTCAAGGAAGTGAAAGCAAAACAGTCTGAGGAATCTCTAAGAAAAGTCATGTATTTGAGCTGTTGGGGTCCTTACTAA
- the LOC18108632 gene encoding uncharacterized protein LOC18108632 yields the protein MSSASKAWLVAAAVGGVEALKDQGFCRWNYTLRSLHQHAKNHVRSASQAKKLSSSSSAMISNKVKEVTAKQPEESLRKVMYLSCWGPY from the coding sequence ATGAGTTCAGCAAGCAAAGCTTGGTTGGTTGCAGCAGCTGTTGGAGGTGTTGAGGCCTTGAAAGACCAAGGGTTCTGTAGGTGGAACTACACCTTGAGATCCCTGCACCAACATGCCAAGAACCATGTCAGATCAGCCTCTCAGGCCAAGAagctttcttcttcatcttctgccATGATCTCGAATAAAGTCAAGGAAGTGACAGCAAAACAGCCTGAGGAATCTCTAAGAAAAGTCATGTATTTGAGCTGTTGGGGTCCTTACTGA